A single window of Danaus plexippus chromosome 31, MEX_DaPlex, whole genome shotgun sequence DNA harbors:
- the LOC133319866 gene encoding uncharacterized protein LOC133319866: MINFLLVGVYLLANVGTSVGRPRLFLNGVYTNTNRHQLYQMSPYNIVPGIRFVKVTEKQTLDFDECFGKIDESREACLRRYKNPEVSRFQADSDSGEDMDRSFHGYNNFSHDYVDINDLLRTDKKLVPVPKKDKNKKSYNFKVLKPNKFDRFTYDLTKFRRDNRKRKYKSDDSESSGSSEESSLENVNRGRIAKNKRFQIVDKSNSDSSESLEEIKQRKRKKKSKISKDGMMYMQSPSRLYELRRRLPNFFPKRYHWDEDDIKDLRNYWFSGPQGKYWGQYKTPYS; the protein is encoded by the coding sequence TGGGCACCAGTGTCGGGAGACCGAGGCTATTCCTGAACGGTGTTTACACCAACACGAATAGACATCAGCTGTACCAAATGAGCCCTTACAATATAGTGCCCGGGATAAGATTCGTTAAGGTCACAGAAAAACAGACGCTCGATTTCGACGAATGTTTTGGGAAAATCGACGAAAGCAGGGAGGCGTGCTTAAGGCGGTACAAGAATCCGGAAGTGAGCAGATTTCAGGCGGATAGTGATTCCGGTGAAGACATGGATCGATCTTTCCACGGATATAATAACTTCTCACACGATTACGTAGACATAAACGACCTGCTTAGGACCGACAAAAAGTTGGTCCCCGTACCGAAGAAAGACAAGAATAAGAAAAGTTACAACTTCAAAGTACTGAAGCCAAATAAATTTGACAGGTTCACGTATGATCTGACGAAATTCAGACGTGACAACAGAAAGAGGAAGTACAAATCCGACGACAGCGAGTCCAGCGGCTCGAGCGAGGAATCCTCGCTGGAGAACGTCAACCGAGGAAGGATAGCCAAAAACAAAAGATTCCAAATAGTAGACAAATCTAATTCCGACTCGTCAGAAAGCTTGGAAGAGATAAAACAAAGGAAAAGGAAAAAGAAGTCAAAAATATCCAAAGATGGGATGATGTACATGCAGTCCCCGTCAAGACTCTACGAACTAAGACGCCGTCTACCAAACTTTTTCCCGAAAAGGTACCACTGGGATGAGGACGACATCAAGGATTTAAGGAACTACTGGTTTAGCGGACCCCAGGGCAAGTACTGGGGGCAGTATAAGA